One Candidatus Poribacteria bacterium genomic window carries:
- a CDS encoding cytochrome c maturation protein CcmE: MEEVQVRKQRRLKVIAASIVLLCGMALLVFVGIQRTSVRHFTPAALVTDGNKMNNQQVQVDGLIAEGSATWDAANFKLTFAVCDRETAATVNVIYKDRLKPDNFTDGGSVFVEGKYDATQNLIVASKLMTKCASKYEGAESATPTDETSYISE; encoded by the coding sequence ATGGAGGAAGTCCAAGTGCGAAAACAGAGAAGGCTTAAAGTGATTGCCGCAAGCATTGTCTTGCTATGTGGGATGGCACTTTTGGTGTTCGTTGGAATTCAAAGGACAAGTGTTCGGCACTTCACGCCCGCTGCACTCGTCACAGACGGAAACAAAATGAACAATCAACAGGTCCAAGTTGATGGGCTCATTGCAGAAGGCAGCGCCACATGGGATGCTGCCAATTTTAAGCTCACCTTTGCTGTCTGCGACCGCGAAACTGCAGCAACAGTCAACGTGATTTACAAAGATCGGCTTAAACCCGATAATTTTACGGATGGCGGTAGCGTTTTCGTGGAAGGTAAATACGACGCAACGCAGAACCTCATTGTCGCATCCAAACTCATGACGAAGTGTGCCTCGAAATACGAGGGAGCAGAAAGTGCTACACCTACGGATGAGACCTCATATATCTCGGAGTAA
- a CDS encoding heme lyase CcmF/NrfE family subunit yields MTAEIGQAAIFLSVLSGLWAIGFLCFGLRTRNQNAIQSGRNAVIATFILISIATGALIYGFVTDDFSMRYVVEVSSAAQPLLYKITALWGRMSGSLLFWLWLLTVAGAIVIWQNHRHNKETNDTLSDYALIPIAVVQLFFIILVTGLVEGVYNPLARFPNGQMAPDGAGMNPLLQTPSMAFHPPTLYIGWIALTVPFAFAVGALASGRVGSEWILRSRRWTLFSWIVLTIGITLGGNWAYRELGWGGYWAWDPVENASFMPWLLGTAYLHSVMIQEKRNMLKLWNILLITLAFQFTLLGTFITRSGIITSVHAFAQSDIGGYFLGFILASTAGVIGLIIYRWRRLKSANRLESLLSRESAFVLNNWLFVGLTLIILWGTLWPIISEAINGEKSSVPEAFFNQVVIIPGLLLLFLTGAGPIISWKKITVNNFQRMFLWPLVTGLVAGALTWGFLAFIKEETSLLYSVLCVSASTFVVVAIFAEFYRGAKLRAKRQETSFLNGLNLLIQRNKRRYGGYIIHIGIVILYIGIMGSKGYFLLESKGLRIGESMEVGQFQLTMKDSFEKEFANYRRTGVVFEVAKNGKQLGTMEPARHFYYKTGQGEQDTIESAIRHFGVNDFYIALGSIPPDVKTGGVVNVQAYYNPLIGVVWIGVAVMVLGGIVAIAEKPERSKDA; encoded by the coding sequence ATGACCGCGGAAATTGGACAAGCCGCTATATTTCTCTCTGTGCTTTCTGGCTTGTGGGCGATTGGCTTCCTCTGCTTCGGGCTACGCACACGAAATCAGAACGCCATCCAGAGTGGCAGGAACGCCGTCATTGCCACCTTCATCCTCATCAGTATTGCAACCGGTGCTTTAATCTACGGTTTTGTAACCGATGATTTCTCAATGCGCTATGTTGTTGAAGTCTCAAGCGCAGCACAACCGCTACTCTATAAAATCACGGCACTCTGGGGACGCATGTCGGGATCCCTGCTATTCTGGCTTTGGTTACTCACTGTCGCAGGCGCGATTGTCATCTGGCAGAATCACCGGCACAATAAAGAAACAAATGATACCCTCTCGGATTATGCCCTCATTCCTATCGCAGTCGTCCAACTGTTTTTTATTATCCTCGTCACTGGCTTAGTCGAAGGCGTTTATAACCCACTCGCACGCTTCCCCAATGGACAGATGGCACCTGATGGTGCCGGTATGAACCCACTCCTCCAGACACCAAGTATGGCATTCCATCCCCCGACGTTATATATCGGTTGGATTGCCCTGACGGTCCCCTTCGCGTTTGCCGTTGGAGCACTCGCCTCCGGTAGAGTTGGAAGTGAATGGATACTCCGCTCACGTAGATGGACCCTCTTCTCATGGATCGTCTTGACCATCGGCATCACGCTCGGTGGCAATTGGGCATATCGCGAGCTGGGCTGGGGTGGTTATTGGGCGTGGGATCCCGTTGAAAATGCCTCTTTTATGCCGTGGCTCCTCGGCACTGCTTATTTGCATTCCGTGATGATTCAAGAGAAGCGGAATATGCTCAAACTCTGGAATATCCTCCTGATTACCCTCGCGTTCCAGTTCACGCTCCTGGGAACCTTCATCACGCGTAGTGGAATTATCACATCCGTCCATGCCTTCGCACAATCTGATATCGGCGGATATTTCCTCGGTTTCATTTTAGCCTCGACTGCCGGGGTCATCGGACTCATTATCTATCGTTGGAGACGGTTGAAAAGTGCCAACCGTTTGGAATCCCTGCTCTCTCGTGAAAGTGCGTTTGTTCTGAATAATTGGCTGTTTGTTGGGTTAACCTTAATTATCCTCTGGGGCACATTGTGGCCGATTATCTCCGAAGCGATTAACGGTGAAAAGTCCTCTGTCCCCGAAGCGTTTTTTAACCAAGTCGTTATTATTCCGGGGTTATTACTGCTCTTCCTCACAGGGGCGGGTCCAATTATCTCATGGAAAAAAATTACCGTCAACAACTTCCAGCGGATGTTTCTGTGGCCCCTTGTTACCGGTTTAGTCGCAGGGGCATTGACGTGGGGATTTCTCGCATTCATAAAAGAAGAGACTTCTCTGCTTTATTCGGTCCTCTGTGTTTCTGCAAGTACCTTCGTGGTTGTCGCAATTTTTGCTGAATTTTATCGGGGTGCGAAACTCCGCGCGAAACGGCAGGAAACCTCTTTCCTCAACGGTTTGAATCTCCTTATCCAACGGAATAAGAGACGATATGGGGGATACATTATCCATATCGGGATCGTTATCCTCTATATAGGCATTATGGGATCGAAAGGCTATTTTCTGCTTGAATCGAAAGGCTTGAGAATCGGGGAATCGATGGAGGTTGGGCAGTTTCAACTCACAATGAAAGATTCGTTTGAGAAAGAGTTCGCCAACTATCGCAGAACCGGCGTTGTTTTTGAGGTCGCAAAAAATGGGAAACAGCTAGGAACGATGGAACCCGCACGCCACTTCTATTACAAGACCGGACAGGGAGAACAGGATACTATTGAATCTGCCATCCGACACTTTGGGGTGAACGACTTCTATATCGCCCTCGGCAGCATCCCCCCGGACGTTAAGACAGGCGGTGTTGTGAACGTCCAAGCGTATTACAATCCACTCATCGGTGTTGTCTGGATCGGCGTTGCAGTAATGGTGTTGGGCGGGATCGTTGCCATAGCTGAGAAACCTGAACGCAGTAAAGATGCTTGA
- a CDS encoding cytochrome c-type biogenesis protein CcmH, which translates to MKIGRFEYITRSNNAPIPNFMWIVALFMACCYIAPAHAQTETPRTADIDAAIASKLEELLTTVYCYCGCTRETIKVCVCETAAMIEKDFRNQLLAGQTVEQIRTNYLDTFGPQYYAVMPAEGINLLAYIMPAVILVLIGGVAFFALRRFKQQPVTSDVSEGPNQQVADTTVKQVEAELERYKRQN; encoded by the coding sequence ATGAAAATTGGAAGATTTGAATACATTACAAGGTCCAATAACGCTCCAATTCCTAATTTTATGTGGATTGTTGCACTTTTCATGGCTTGCTGCTATATCGCCCCCGCGCACGCCCAAACAGAAACACCTCGCACAGCAGACATAGATGCCGCAATTGCGTCTAAATTAGAAGAATTGCTGACCACAGTCTACTGTTACTGCGGTTGTACGCGAGAGACAATTAAGGTATGTGTATGCGAAACGGCAGCCATGATTGAAAAGGATTTTCGCAACCAGTTGCTGGCAGGTCAAACGGTCGAGCAGATTCGCACGAATTACCTTGATACGTTCGGACCGCAGTATTACGCAGTCATGCCAGCGGAGGGTATTAATCTACTCGCCTACATTATGCCCGCCGTCATTCTTGTTCTCATCGGGGGTGTCGCCTTTTTCGCGCTGCGTAGGTTCAAGCAGCAACCCGTAACAAGTGATGTGTCTGAAGGACCAAATCAGCAGGTCGCCGATACAACTGTAAAACAGGTTGAAGCCGAATTGGAGCGATATAAACGGCAAAATTAA
- a CDS encoding carboxypeptidase regulatory-like domain-containing protein — translation MYTNISAYKTSRGNPQIHSITIGWICSLLAVALTLLFSFPTLHAQTTELGSIQGTAIDRKQDTPLSTHPVTLTIHKADATETQETMTDEKGNYRFGNLPLDPLVHYTVSTVHEGTDYTEKDVVLSTWVPNIEIDFEIGGFTDDKTQIRVRSHSFVIAPPPPDHAPDGAVTVIEAVGIENLSDLPFRTTHGTQRVGLHLTLPKGTEGFQPHQTTELMLNPATNQAIRTTPLPPGETHLGYTYIFHVQRDRLDLSRRLDFATTEFLFFVPEGINFAPRAKFFGAPKREQIHNNIYLIYQSTAPEAFAAGTTVDLALNVNMGTARGGALPGQTSSNLGQLILIAVAAALTGGFFVAALFKLRTANNTNTSDTDDNTATPSDAGWLRKLKPDDYEHVRVARLEFITHLDDKYEKQEISERVYKRLRREQTDRLTTLLEEQQRRTDA, via the coding sequence ATGTACACGAATATATCCGCATATAAAACATCGAGGGGCAATCCGCAGATTCACTCTATCACTATAGGGTGGATATGTAGCCTATTAGCCGTTGCCCTGACCCTTCTTTTCTCGTTTCCCACCCTCCACGCACAAACAACAGAACTGGGCAGTATTCAAGGCACAGCTATCGATAGAAAGCAGGACACGCCTCTCAGCACACATCCCGTAACCCTCACTATCCATAAGGCGGATGCCACTGAGACCCAGGAAACAATGACAGATGAAAAAGGGAACTATCGTTTTGGGAATCTACCGCTCGATCCCCTTGTCCACTATACGGTTTCTACCGTTCATGAAGGGACTGACTACACTGAAAAGGACGTGGTTTTATCCACGTGGGTTCCGAACATCGAAATTGACTTTGAGATCGGGGGATTTACAGATGACAAAACGCAAATCCGTGTGCGGTCACATAGCTTCGTCATTGCCCCGCCACCTCCCGACCACGCACCCGATGGTGCCGTCACAGTTATTGAAGCAGTTGGGATTGAGAACCTGAGCGATCTGCCTTTTAGAACAACGCACGGCACGCAAAGGGTCGGACTGCATTTAACCCTACCGAAAGGGACAGAGGGTTTTCAGCCACATCAGACAACGGAACTCATGTTAAATCCTGCTACCAATCAAGCCATCCGCACCACGCCATTGCCACCAGGAGAAACCCATTTAGGCTATACTTATATTTTTCACGTCCAAAGAGATAGATTGGATTTATCGCGCCGCTTGGATTTTGCCACGACGGAATTCCTGTTCTTTGTACCCGAAGGCATCAACTTTGCACCGCGTGCAAAGTTTTTCGGCGCACCAAAGCGCGAACAGATTCACAATAATATTTATCTTATATATCAAAGCACTGCGCCAGAAGCGTTTGCTGCTGGCACTACAGTTGATTTAGCACTTAATGTAAACATGGGAACCGCCCGCGGCGGTGCCTTACCGGGGCAAACATCTTCTAACCTCGGGCAATTGATATTGATTGCTGTCGCAGCGGCATTGACCGGCGGATTCTTCGTCGCCGCTCTCTTTAAACTCCGCACAGCAAACAACACTAACACGTCTGACACCGATGATAACACCGCAACACCATCAGACGCAGGCTGGCTCCGTAAACTGAAGCCAGATGATTACGAGCATGTCCGCGTCGCAAGGCTTGAATTTATTACGCATCTCGATGATAAATACGAGAAACAGGAGATTTCGGAGCGCGTCTATAAACGATTGCGCCGAGAACAAACCGACCGCCTCACAACACTCCTCGAAGAACAACAAAGGAGAACTGATGCATAG
- a CDS encoding HEAT repeat domain-containing protein has translation MDNEHVIADLIDELSDMEDDVREAAGKELVAIGEPAIPQLIEALSENLWDIPDQVADILAEIGASAVPALMEELAIAERHHALCISDTLGRIGTPAIPALSEALQDLDEQLREYAIRAFGNMGTAAIEAIPVLIEALSDPEEEVRTYSAYAISNLEAAAAEAVPALIKALADDSERVQHHVAFALDKIGTPEAKQALIELSQA, from the coding sequence ATGGATAACGAACACGTCATAGCCGACCTGATTGATGAGCTGTCGGATATGGAGGACGATGTCCGAGAGGCTGCAGGGAAAGAATTGGTCGCTATCGGCGAACCTGCGATTCCCCAACTCATTGAGGCACTCTCAGAAAATTTGTGGGATATTCCCGACCAAGTGGCAGATATTTTGGCGGAGATCGGGGCTTCCGCAGTGCCAGCACTTATGGAAGAGTTGGCAATCGCTGAACGACATCACGCCCTCTGTATAAGCGATACGTTAGGTAGAATTGGGACACCCGCTATTCCCGCTCTGAGCGAAGCCTTACAGGATTTGGATGAACAACTCCGCGAATATGCTATCCGTGCGTTCGGGAACATGGGGACGGCAGCAATTGAGGCGATACCTGTTCTGATTGAGGCTTTAAGCGATCCAGAAGAAGAGGTCCGGACCTATAGTGCGTATGCAATCTCAAACCTTGAGGCGGCTGCCGCAGAGGCTGTCCCTGCGTTAATCAAGGCATTAGCGGACGATTCTGAACGGGTTCAACATCACGTAGCGTTTGCATTGGATAAAATTGGAACTCCCGAAGCGAAACAAGCGCTCATAGAACTCAGTCAGGCGTAG
- a CDS encoding 2-oxoacid:acceptor oxidoreductase subunit alpha, with amino-acid sequence MAKYDFVIAVGGAPGQGIDSVGQVLTRICARHGLHVFTYSAYQSLIRGGHTFLTARISSEPVANQGDKLDLVIALDRNSLETHLPHVAPGGTLIYNSDDVKQAPERDDIQLAPLSYQELSNNTDRKKLMLNVCMLGAALKLVGGDLKVFEDMLTIQFLKRKGQAVVDANIGVARAGYNHAAENFTAFDTQFEKQEPALAVVDGNSAMAMGGAAAGVKFYAAYPMSPSTGVLHWMANNARDLSIMVRQCEDEISVVNMVIGAAHAGCRAMCATSGGGFALMSEAIGSAGMMEIPIVVINVQRGGPSTGLPTKTEQGDLWQILGASQGDFPKVVVAPTSIMDGFDVIPEVFNLADKFQCPAMVLSDLTLSMGFTTFEPDSVNWQPEIDRGSLINGIEQSEGKYLRYEITDSGISPRAIPGTPGHVHVVATDDHDEDGTLISDEFTNPHKRRDIMEKRQRKMDGILELLPPPTLEGPEDAEVTLVGWGSTHSVIGEAAQLLTEAGISTNHIHFKWLYPMDEDAVNEVLAKSAHSIVVECNYTGQFARFLRGETGFKADGQIRKYDGEPFMPHHIVDGARELLAGKTDFYVPYQEIVV; translated from the coding sequence ATGGCAAAATACGATTTTGTAATCGCTGTAGGAGGGGCACCCGGGCAGGGAATAGACTCCGTCGGTCAAGTTTTGACACGGATCTGTGCTCGACACGGTTTGCATGTCTTTACCTATAGTGCCTACCAATCCCTCATCCGCGGTGGTCATACCTTCCTTACTGCCAGAATCAGTTCTGAACCGGTCGCCAACCAAGGCGACAAGCTTGATCTGGTTATTGCCTTAGACCGGAACAGCTTGGAGACACACCTTCCACATGTCGCTCCCGGTGGCACACTCATCTATAATAGCGATGATGTCAAGCAAGCACCAGAACGCGATGATATACAACTCGCACCTCTGTCCTATCAAGAATTGTCCAACAACACCGATAGAAAAAAATTGATGCTAAACGTCTGTATGCTCGGTGCAGCTCTGAAACTTGTAGGCGGAGATTTAAAAGTGTTTGAGGATATGCTCACGATCCAATTCCTCAAACGCAAAGGACAAGCGGTCGTTGATGCGAACATTGGTGTCGCACGCGCCGGCTACAATCACGCAGCTGAAAACTTCACAGCATTCGATACCCAATTTGAGAAACAGGAACCAGCCCTCGCCGTCGTTGATGGTAACTCAGCAATGGCAATGGGCGGGGCAGCCGCAGGCGTCAAATTTTACGCCGCCTATCCGATGAGCCCCTCAACCGGTGTTCTCCACTGGATGGCAAACAACGCTCGCGATCTCAGCATTATGGTACGCCAGTGCGAAGACGAAATTAGCGTTGTCAACATGGTTATTGGAGCAGCACACGCCGGGTGCCGCGCAATGTGCGCAACATCAGGCGGTGGATTCGCTCTCATGTCGGAAGCCATCGGTAGCGCAGGCATGATGGAAATTCCTATCGTCGTTATTAACGTCCAACGCGGCGGTCCCTCAACAGGTTTACCGACAAAGACGGAACAGGGCGATCTGTGGCAGATCCTCGGAGCCAGCCAAGGCGATTTCCCGAAGGTTGTTGTCGCACCGACGAGCATTATGGACGGCTTTGATGTTATCCCTGAAGTCTTCAATCTCGCAGACAAGTTCCAGTGTCCCGCCATGGTCCTCTCTGATCTTACATTGTCCATGGGGTTCACGACGTTCGAGCCGGATTCCGTCAATTGGCAACCCGAAATAGACCGAGGTTCGCTCATTAATGGAATCGAGCAGTCGGAAGGTAAATACCTCCGCTACGAAATTACCGACAGCGGTATCTCACCGCGAGCGATTCCCGGCACACCGGGGCACGTTCACGTCGTCGCAACGGATGACCACGATGAAGACGGCACGCTGATTAGCGACGAATTCACGAACCCGCACAAACGCCGCGACATTATGGAGAAACGGCAACGGAAGATGGACGGTATCCTCGAACTCCTCCCGCCTCCCACGCTTGAAGGACCGGAAGATGCCGAAGTCACCCTCGTAGGATGGGGATCCACACATAGTGTGATTGGCGAAGCCGCGCAACTCCTAACCGAAGCCGGCATTTCTACCAACCACATCCATTTCAAGTGGCTCTATCCCATGGACGAAGATGCGGTGAACGAAGTGCTTGCAAAATCTGCGCATTCCATTGTTGTAGAATGTAACTACACCGGTCAATTCGCACGATTCCTGCGTGGTGAAACAGGCTTTAAGGCTGACGGTCAAATCCGAAAATACGACGGTGAGCCATTTATGCCGCACCACATCGTTGATGGAGCCCGTGAGCTCTTGGCAGGTAAAACCGACTTCTACGTGCCGTATCAAGAAATTGTCGTCTAA
- a CDS encoding 2-oxoacid:ferredoxin oxidoreductase subunit beta, translated as MAKRERSTRRERPVKGAPTAKDFQGDVRPDWCPGCGDYGVLSSLQSAYAKLGKGNHEHLTVSGIGCSSNLPGYIETYGMHTLHGRSLAVATGAKLANHEMNVVVTGGDGDGYGIGGNHFVHTMRKNIDLLYIVMNNQIYGLTVGQTSPTSMLGMATKSTPFGNIEAPLNPIAMAIVTGATYVARGFSGNPRQLTELMYNGMQHRGFALIDVFSPCITFNKDNTSAFFKQRVLELEGHDPSDKTAALEQAVKWGDEIPIGLFYQDTSRPALDEMEPVLENGPMARQSLGITQEQGDAIVQRMM; from the coding sequence ATGGCGAAACGAGAGCGATCTACTCGACGAGAAAGACCCGTTAAGGGCGCGCCTACGGCGAAAGACTTTCAAGGGGATGTGCGTCCGGATTGGTGCCCAGGCTGTGGTGATTATGGGGTCCTGAGTTCCCTACAAAGTGCTTATGCCAAACTCGGCAAAGGGAATCATGAACACCTCACCGTGAGCGGTATTGGATGCTCCTCTAACCTGCCAGGGTACATCGAAACGTATGGGATGCACACGCTCCATGGACGTTCTCTGGCTGTAGCTACCGGCGCGAAACTTGCCAATCACGAGATGAATGTGGTTGTTACCGGGGGCGATGGAGACGGATACGGTATCGGCGGAAACCATTTTGTTCACACGATGCGGAAAAATATTGATCTCCTCTATATCGTGATGAACAATCAGATTTATGGGCTTACCGTCGGTCAAACTTCTCCCACCAGCATGCTCGGAATGGCAACCAAAAGCACTCCCTTCGGGAACATAGAAGCACCTCTTAACCCAATTGCTATGGCGATTGTCACGGGAGCGACCTATGTTGCCAGAGGATTTAGTGGAAACCCAAGACAGCTGACGGAATTGATGTACAACGGCATGCAACACAGGGGATTTGCTCTTATTGATGTGTTTAGTCCCTGTATCACCTTTAATAAGGATAACACGAGTGCCTTTTTCAAACAGCGCGTCTTGGAACTGGAAGGTCATGATCCAAGCGATAAGACCGCGGCACTTGAACAAGCCGTCAAGTGGGGAGACGAGATCCCGATCGGACTGTTCTATCAAGATACAAGCCGACCCGCTTTGGATGAAATGGAACCCGTTTTGGAAAACGGTCCCATGGCACGGCAATCGCTCGGTATTACCCAGGAACAGGGCGACGCGATTGTTCAGCGTATGATGTAA
- a CDS encoding ABC transporter ATP-binding protein, translated as MEVTLNLLTFRSSKTIDGRKDGRWKNFHFSSQHGIIDIMRLRASQLTKDFGHRTIVKDATLSVQPGEVVTIFGPNGAGKTTLIKILATLLKPTSGKLEIEGADAIADYSDVRRALGVVIHENLAYPAFSPYENLKFFGQMYGIKQLEHRATTLLTEVGLQRFLHEPLRIFSRGMTQRFMIAKALLHAPSVLLLDEPFSGLDAAARQFVRDRIAQERQKGTGIVITTHNTELGYLAGTRFLFMIDGELEEIAQKNEIQAETLLRMYEKRLTHNAPKGL; from the coding sequence ATGGAAGTGACCCTCAATCTTCTAACCTTCCGGTCTTCCAAAACGATAGACGGACGGAAAGATGGGAGATGGAAGAACTTCCACTTTTCCAGTCAGCATGGAATCATTGACATCATGCGCCTTCGTGCTTCCCAACTCACAAAGGACTTCGGACATCGCACGATTGTCAAAGACGCTACACTCTCCGTTCAGCCCGGAGAGGTCGTTACGATTTTCGGTCCCAACGGTGCCGGTAAGACAACGCTCATCAAAATTCTCGCAACTCTCCTGAAACCGACCTCTGGAAAACTTGAGATTGAAGGTGCGGATGCAATCGCAGATTACTCGGACGTCCGTCGTGCATTGGGGGTCGTTATTCATGAAAATCTCGCCTACCCTGCGTTCAGTCCCTATGAGAACCTCAAGTTTTTCGGACAGATGTACGGCATTAAGCAGTTGGAACATCGTGCGACAACACTGCTTACTGAAGTCGGGTTGCAGCGTTTTTTACATGAACCCCTTCGCATCTTCTCGCGCGGCATGACGCAGCGTTTCATGATCGCTAAAGCCCTTCTCCATGCCCCCTCAGTGTTGCTACTTGATGAACCCTTCTCTGGACTGGATGCTGCTGCGAGACAGTTTGTCCGTGATCGTATCGCACAAGAACGACAAAAAGGCACGGGCATCGTCATTACAACACACAACACGGAGTTGGGCTATCTTGCTGGCACACGGTTCCTCTTCATGATAGATGGGGAATTGGAAGAGATTGCGCAGAAAAATGAAATCCAAGCAGAGACATTACTGCGCATGTATGAGAAAAGGTTAACACACAACGCTCCGAAAGGACTATAG
- a CDS encoding phosphopyruvate hydratase, protein MSDILDIHAREILDSRGNPTVEVDVNLATGAFGRAAVPSGASTGEHEAVELRDNDANRYVGKGVQKAVENVNTVIADALVGEDVFAQNDIDTAMCELDGTENKSKLGANAILGVSLAVAKAAADEVAQPLYRYIGGTNAKELPLPMMNILNGGSHADNNVDIQEFMIMPAGAKSFAEALRMGTEIFHSLKAVLQARNCNTAVGDEGGFAPDLGSNEEAIAVIIEAIERANYAPGNDVLLALDAASSEFYNRDTGTYELKAEAQPTKSPAEMVAFYTELCEKYPIVSIEDGMDENDWEGWKQLTEAIGDKIQLVGDDLFVTNTTRLQQGIDEQIGNSILIKVNQIGTLTETLDAIELARRFNYTAVVSHRSGETEDTTISDLVVATNAGQIKTGSLSRTDRVCKYNQLLRIEEELGESAIFAGRTVFYNLADLH, encoded by the coding sequence TTGTCAGACATTCTTGATATACACGCACGCGAGATATTGGACTCGCGTGGTAACCCGACAGTTGAAGTGGACGTTAATTTAGCGACAGGTGCCTTCGGACGCGCCGCTGTCCCCTCTGGTGCATCTACAGGTGAACACGAAGCGGTCGAATTGCGCGATAACGATGCCAACCGCTATGTGGGGAAAGGCGTTCAAAAAGCCGTTGAAAATGTCAATACCGTCATCGCGGATGCCCTCGTAGGGGAAGATGTCTTTGCACAAAACGACATAGACACCGCTATGTGCGAACTTGACGGGACAGAAAATAAAAGCAAACTGGGTGCAAACGCGATTTTAGGTGTTTCGTTGGCTGTCGCAAAAGCCGCCGCAGACGAAGTGGCGCAACCGCTTTACCGCTATATTGGTGGCACAAACGCGAAAGAACTCCCTTTACCGATGATGAACATATTAAATGGGGGTTCTCACGCCGATAACAACGTTGATATTCAGGAATTTATGATAATGCCAGCGGGCGCAAAGAGTTTCGCCGAAGCACTCCGCATGGGGACTGAAATCTTTCACAGTCTGAAGGCAGTCTTGCAAGCCCGAAATTGCAATACGGCTGTTGGCGATGAAGGTGGGTTTGCACCGGATCTCGGTTCTAATGAGGAAGCCATCGCCGTCATCATTGAAGCCATTGAGCGAGCCAATTACGCGCCCGGGAACGATGTGCTTCTGGCATTGGATGCTGCTTCCAGCGAATTCTACAATCGAGACACCGGGACCTACGAATTGAAAGCAGAGGCACAACCGACGAAATCGCCAGCAGAGATGGTTGCTTTTTACACCGAACTCTGTGAGAAATATCCAATCGTCTCTATAGAGGACGGCATGGACGAAAACGATTGGGAGGGTTGGAAACAATTAACCGAGGCAATCGGTGATAAGATCCAACTCGTCGGTGATGATCTGTTTGTTACCAATACTACCCGTTTGCAACAAGGTATTGATGAGCAGATAGGCAACTCAATTCTGATTAAAGTGAATCAGATTGGGACCTTGACGGAAACGTTGGATGCTATTGAACTCGCGCGACGCTTCAATTACACGGCTGTCGTTTCACACCGGTCGGGTGAAACAGAGGATACAACTATCTCTGACTTGGTTGTTGCAACAAACGCCGGACAGATAAAAACCGGTTCGCTCTCCCGGACCGATCGGGTCTGTAAATATAATCAGCTCCTCCGGATTGAGGAAGAATTGGGCGAGAGTGCTATTTTTGCTGGTAGGACGGTCTTCTATAATCTGGCGGATCTTCACTAA
- a CDS encoding DUF5069 domain-containing protein yields the protein MAGMIPTISSGVAGPLGVLHLPRFWSKVLMDAKGQLHEDYPACGAGFDQMVLDGLGLDKDATLAYISDNSPTYPQFEAWVSENGSFDDAAVAELNAAISGYNHDDDTRGSILGASSIEDDGSILDAVNLNNLDDWYELHASLG from the coding sequence ATGGCAGGAATGATTCCGACAATTAGTTCCGGGGTTGCAGGACCGCTCGGCGTGTTGCACCTCCCGCGATTCTGGTCAAAAGTGCTAATGGATGCCAAGGGGCAGCTCCATGAAGATTATCCAGCATGCGGCGCAGGCTTCGATCAAATGGTATTAGACGGCTTGGGGCTCGACAAAGACGCGACACTAGCATATATCAGTGACAATTCCCCCACCTATCCACAGTTTGAAGCCTGGGTTTCGGAAAACGGAAGTTTTGACGATGCGGCGGTTGCTGAACTGAACGCTGCGATTTCAGGCTATAATCACGACGACGATACCCGTGGGAGCATCCTCGGTGCAAGCAGCATTGAAGATGACGGCTCCATCTTAGACGCGGTTAATCTCAACAATCTTGATGACTGGTATGAATTGCACGCCAGTTTAGGTTAG